A DNA window from Castanea sativa cultivar Marrone di Chiusa Pesio chromosome 7, ASM4071231v1 contains the following coding sequences:
- the LOC142642308 gene encoding endoglucanase 24-like: MNLSLAYLFLALLLTKFPSFATSSHDYQDALSKAILFFEGQRSGYLPQDQRITWRANSGLSDGWMYNYDLSGGYYDAGDNVKFGFPMAFTTTLLAWSVIEFGDSMPNSELRNSMVAIRWATDYLLKSVSQLPNRIFVQVGDPNIDHSCWERPEDMDTARTVYAVDAPNPASDVAGETAAALAASSIAFRSSDPGYSDTLLRNAIKAFQFADNYRGAYSDNSNIRDGVCPFYCDFDGYQDELLWGAAWLRKATQDDTYLNYIQSNGKTLGADENINEFGWDNKHAGLNVLVSKEVIEGNMYSLQSYKASADSFMCTLIPESSSLHIDYTPGGLLYRPGGSNMQHATSIAFISLVYANYLARTSQAINCGNIYVTPTTLRQQAKRQVDYILGDNPKGLSYMVGFSDYYPQHIHHRGSSLPSIKDYPQFIACKEGSIYFNSTNPNPNVLVGAVVGGPGEDDIYEDDRVDFKKSEPTTYINAPLVGALAYLAANPNPS; the protein is encoded by the exons atgaACCTTTCACTTGCCTATCTCTTCCTTGCTCTTCTCCTCACTAAATTCCCAAGCTTTGCAACGAGCTCACATGACTATCAAGACGCGTTATCAAAGGCAATCTTGTTCTTTGAAGGCCAACGCTCTGGTTATTTGCCACAAGACCAGAGAATCACTTGGCGTGCCAACTCGGGCCTAAGTGACGGTTGGATGTACAACTATGACTTATCTGGTGGGTACTATGATGCTGGTGACAACGTTAAGTTTGGTTTCCCTATGGCTTTCACAACAACATTGTTGGCTTGGAGTGTGATCGAGTTTGGTGATTCCATGCCAAACAGTGAGCTGAGGAATTCTATGGTGGCAATTCGTTGGGCCACTGATTATTTGCTCAAGTCTGTGTCTCAGCTGCCTAACCGGATTTTTGTGCAG GTGGGGGATCCAAACATAGACCATAGTTGTTGGGAAAGACCAGAAGATATGGACACAGCCAGGACAGTTTATGCTGTTGATGCACCAAATCCAGCTTCTGATGTTGCTGGAGAGACAGCAGCAGCTCTAGCAGCTTCATCAATAGCATTCCGATCATCGGACCCCGGATACTCTGACACCTTGTTACGAAATGCCATCAAAGCTTTTCAATTTGCAGATAATTATAGAGGAGCTTACAGTGATAATTCAAATATTAGAGATGGTGTCTGCCCATTTTATTGCGATTTTGATGGTTATCAA GATGAGTTGCTGTGGGGAGCAGCATGGCTAAGGAAGGCTACACAGGATGATACTTACCTCAATTACATACAAAGCAATGGCAAAACCCTTGGTGCCGATGAGAATATCAATGAATTTGGGTGGGACAACAAGCATGCTGGCCTTAACGTTTTAGTCTCTAAG GAAGTCATAGAAGGAAATATGTACTCTCTCCAATCATACAAAGCCTCCGCTGATAGCTTCATGTGCACTCTCATACCGGAATCATCATCTTTGCACATAGATTACACTCCTGGTGGACTCCTATACAGGCCTGGAGGTAGCAACATGCAACATGCAACATCAATTGCTTTCATTTCATTAGTCTATGCCAACTACCTAGCTCGGACGTCACAAGCTATTAATTGTGGAAACATATATGTTACTCCAACCACACTACGCCAACAGGCTAAGAGGCAAGTTGATTATATTCTAGGTGATAACCCTAAGGGTTTATCATACATGGTTGGATTTAGTGACTACTATCCACAACATATTCACCATCGTGGCTCATCTTTACCATCCATTAAAGACTATCCCCAATTCATTGCTTGCAAGGAGGGTTCAATATACTTCAACTCAACAAATCCTAATCCAAATGTCTTGGTTGGGGCTGTTGTGGGAGGACCAGGAGAGGATGATATCTATGAGGATGATCGAGTTGATTTTAAGAAGTCCGAGCCCACAACTTACATTAATGCACCATTAGTCGGGGCATTAGCATACTTAGCTGCTAATCCCAACCCTAGTTAA